The Camelus dromedarius isolate mCamDro1 chromosome 1, mCamDro1.pat, whole genome shotgun sequence genome has a window encoding:
- the CCKAR gene encoding cholecystokinin receptor type A, which yields MDVVDSLLVNGSNIAPPCELGIENETLFCLDQPRPSKEWQPAVQILLYSLIFLLSVLGNTLVITVLIRNKRMRTVTNIFLLSLAVSDLMLCLFCMPFNLIPNLLKDFIFGSAVCKTTTYFMGTSVSVSTFNLVAISLERYGAICKPLQSRVWQTKSHALKVIAATWCLSFTIMTPYPIYSNLVPFTKNNNQTANMCRFLLPNDAMQQSWHTFLLLILFLIPGIVMMVAYGLISLELYQGIKFDASQKKSARERKPSADSSSRYEDSDGCYLQKSKRPRKLELQQLSTSSGGRVGRIRSSSPAANLMAKKRVIRMLMVIVVLFFLCWMPIFSANAWRAYDTASAERRLSGTPISFILLLSYTSSCVNPIIYCFMNKRFRLGFMATFPCCPNPSPPGARGDAGEEAESRTTRASLSRCSYGHGHGHASASAPPP from the exons ATGGATGTGGTCGACAGCCTTCTTGTGAATGGCAGCAACATCGCTCCCCCCTGTGAACTGGGGATCGAAAATGAGACGCTTTTCTGCTTGGATCAGCCCCGTCCTTCCAAAG AGTGGCAGCCGGCCGTGCAGATTCTGCTGTACTCCCTAATATTCCTGCTCAGCGTGCTGGGAAACACGCTGGTCATTACGGTGCTGATTCGCAACAAGAGGATGAGAACAGTCACCAACATCTTCCTGCTCTCCCTGGCTGTCAGCGACCTCATGCTCTGCCTCTTCTGCATGCCATTCAACCTCATCCCCAACCTGCTCAAGGATTTCATCTTCGGGAGCGCCGTCTGCAAGACCACCACCTACTTCATGG GCACCTCTGTGAGTGTATCCACCTTTAATCTGGTGGCCATATCGCTGGAGAGATATGGTGCAATTTGCAAACCCTTACAGTCCCGAGTCTGGCAGACAAAATCCCACGCTTTAAAGGTGATTGCTGCTACCTGGTGCCTCTCCTTCACCATCATGACGCCGTACCCAATTTATAGCAACTTGGTGCCTTTTACCAAAAATAACAACCAGACCGCGAATATGTGCCGCTTTCTACTGCCAAATGATGCTATGCAACAGTCCTG gcaCACGTTCCTGTTACTCATCCTCTTTCTGATTCCTGGAATTGTGATGATGGTGGCATATGGACTAATCTCTTTGGAACTTTACCAAGGAATAAAATTTGATGCTAGCCAGAAGAAGTCTGCTAGAG AAAGGAAGCCGAGCGCCGACAGCAGCAGCAGATACGAGGACAGCGACGGCTGTTACCTGCAGAAGTCGAAGCGCCCGAGGaagctggagctgcagcagctgtCCACCAGCAGCGGCGGCAGGGTCGGCCGCATCAGGAGCAGCAGCCCCGCCGCCAACCTGATGGCCAAGAAGCGCGTGATCCGCATGCTCATGGTCATCGTGGTTCTCTTCTTCCTGTGCTGGATGCCCATCTTCAGCGCCAACGCCTGGCGGGCCTACGACACCGCCTCGGCCGAGCGCCGCCTCTCCGGGACCCCCATCTCCTTCATCCTCCTACTCTCCTACACCTCCTCCTGCGTCAACCCCATCATCTACTGCTTCATGAACAAACGGTTCCGCCTCGGCTTCATGGCCACCTTCCCCTGCTGCCCCAACCCCAGTCCTCCAGGAGCGAGAGGCGACGCGGGGGAGGAGGCGGAAAGCAGGACCACGCGGGCCTCTCTGTCCAGGTGCTCGTACGGCCACGGCCACGGCCACGCGAGCGCCTCTGCCCCGCCCCCGTGA